The Plutella xylostella chromosome 9, ilPluXylo3.1, whole genome shotgun sequence genome has a segment encoding these proteins:
- the LOC119690439 gene encoding uncharacterized protein LOC119690439 has protein sequence MFTLPSIVLRRRLNGQTSGSARRRARQRRQAELTRQEGERLARERRDQRLREKLELQRQAREELASFAPWGRAGGGAPNPRGVRFTDIRAKGIIPEDELRGVALHESRPPRRRRTPLRLREDPNICYSEALRQTVDNDIRYRQTPDQQRDYREILDDMVKQRNREIKDQRKRDLEYERKMQTLDGPWGRPGPGGAAWRNPRDIGLNFSNSMGWTDNEIFNQIKGAHRQKSSSLSLPPVKRDDDCGPQNQLAAYEKLPQIGEKENCQKEARKVTIEAEKGSGKRRKKSAKKKRFIKRLPNGERLHKDIPQDPPPPAAAPAPPAADEKQLTPETVILRATGGVELVPLLARRRHAGAGTLHSSDVTRPPDQDCEWREILNMNYLKELKNQMRVKFEQQEECRRDSAENVRQHHSTWASLWGREGHGAPRRGRYARSNLARLLYVPPLASRVEI, from the exons ATGTTCACTTTGCCTTCTATTGTGTTACGCAG ACGGCTAAACGGGCAGACGTCAGGCTcggcgcggcgccgcgcgcggCAGCGGCGGCAGGCCGAGCTGACGAGGCAGGAGGGGGAGCGCCTCGCCCGCGAGCGCCGCGACCAGAGGCTGAGGGAGAAGCTTGAGCTGCAGAGGCAG GCCCGTGAAGAGCTGGCGTCGTTCGCGCCGTGGGgccgcgcgggcggcggcgcgcccaACCCCCGCGGCGTGCGCTTCACGGATATTAGGGCCAAGGGGATCATACCGGAGGATGAACTCAGG GGAGTAGCCCTGCACGAgtcccgccccccgcgccgccgccgcaccccGCTGCGTCTGCGCGAGGACCCCAACATCTGCTACTCCGAGGCGCTCCGGCAGACCGTGGACAATGATATCCGCTACCGACAGACTCCCGACCAGCAGAGGGACTATCGGGAGATACTGG ATGACATGGTGAAACAACGCAACAGAGAGATAAAAGACCAAAGAAAACGAGACTTGGAGTATGAACGTAAAATG caaACCCTCGATGGTCCGTGGGGCAGACCCGGACCGGGCGGCGCCGCGTGGCGCAACCCGCGCGATATCGGACTCAATTTCTCTAATTCTATG GGTTGGACAGACAACGAGATCTTCAACCAAATAAAGGGAGCCCACCGACAGAAGAGCTCGTCGCTATCTTTGCCTCCAGTAAAGAGAGACGACGACTGCGGCCCTCAGAACCAGCTCGCCGCTTATGAGAAACTGCCTCAGATAGGAGAGAAAGAGAACTGTCAGAAGGAAGCGAGGAAAGTCACTATTGAGGCGGAGAAGGGGTCGGGGAAACGGCGGAAAAAAAGCGCGAAGAAGAAGAG GTTCATCAAACGTCTGCCCAACGGCGAGCGCCTGCACAAGGACATCCCTCAAgacccccctccccccgccgccgcccccgctcCTCCCGCTGCTGACGAGAAGCAGCTGACTCCAGAGACAGTGATCCTGCGCGCGACGGGCGGCGTGGAGCTGGTGCCTCTGCTGGCGCGGCGCCGGCACGCGGGGGCCGGCACCCTGCACTCCAGTGACGTCACCAGGCCGCCGGACCAGGACTGCGA ATGGCGTGAAATCCTAAACATGAACTACCTGAAAGAACTCAAGAATCAGATGCGAGTAAAGTTTGAGCAACAAGAG GAATGTCGCCGCGACTCGGCGGAGAACGTCCGGCAGCACCACTCGACATGGGCCTCGCTGTGGGGGCGCGAGGGGCACGGGGCGCCGCGGCGGGGGCGCTACGCACGCAGCAACCTCGCGCGCCTGCTGTACGTGCCGCCCCTTGCCTCCCGGGTGGAGATATAG